In Vespa velutina chromosome 14, iVesVel2.1, whole genome shotgun sequence, one DNA window encodes the following:
- the LOC124954027 gene encoding LOW QUALITY PROTEIN: U1 small nuclear ribonucleoprotein 70 kDa-like (The sequence of the model RefSeq protein was modified relative to this genomic sequence to represent the inferred CDS: inserted 1 base in 1 codon) encodes MTQFLPPNLLALFAPRDPIPYLPPASKLPHEKKNGGYIGVGAFLKYFEDPKDTPPPVRVETREERLERRRRERAEQVAYKLEQEIAVWDPAGIPNVTADPFKTLFVARINYDTSESKLRREFEVYGPVKKIVVIHNTINGKPRGYAFIEYEHERDMHSWWPLPATSAVHYSMQXSLNLPDMIAAYKHADGKKIDGRRVLVDVERARTVKGWLPRRLGGGLGGTRRGGPDVNIKHSGREDNERERKRYRLEQERETSGRGLDRDRDRDRLDRERRRSRDRKRRSRSRSRDRKRRHSRDRLPDPDIEEIQRDERPRDRRDRDRDRDRDRDRKRSNDRDRDRDRDRKRNKRDRDRERRDRKDRGDRQDEDTKEIRIKEEPLDDYPDYSNTFSTSGSYFTAVKYEDDNDQEVEEKYRIPEGRPDPPPYNNYDSVQDY; translated from the exons atGACGCAATTTTTACCACCGAATTTACTTGCTCTTTTTGCTCCTCGCGATCCAATACCTTATTTGCCACCGGCCAGCAAGCTTCCACACGAAAAGAAGAATGGAGGATATATCGGCGTTGGAGCATTTCTCAAATATTTTGAG gatccGAAAGATACCCCACCACCTGTGCGCGTCGAAACTCGAGAAGAACGTTTGGAGCGTCGTAGGAGAGAACGTGCCGAGCAAGTTGCTTATAAATTAGAACAAGAAATCGCAGTATGGGATCCTGCTGGTATTCCCAATGTGACGGCAGACCCTTTTAAAACCTTATTTGTAGCAAGAATA AATTATGATACATCGGAATCAAAGCTTAGGAGAGAATTTGAAGTCTATGGACCGGTAAAAAAG atTGTGGTAAttcataatacaataaatgGCAAACCTAGGGGATATGCTTTCATTGAATATGAGCACGAAAGAGACATGCACT CGTGGTGGCCGCTGCCGGCAACTAGTGCCGTTCACTATTCCATGC AATCCCTGAACCTGCCTGATATGATAG CTGCGTATAAGCATGCCGATGGTAAGAAAATAGATGGTCGCAGAGTGTTGGTTGACGTGGAGCGTGCAAGAACGGTAAAAGGGTGGCTCCCTCGACGACTTGGTGGTGGTCTAGGTGGTACTCGCAGAGGTGGACCTGATGTGAATATAAAGCACTCCGGTAGGGAagataacgaaagagaaagaaaacgatatcGTCTCGAGCAAGAGAGGGAAACCTCAGGACGAGGGCTGGACAGGGACAG gGATCGCGATCGTTTGGACAGAGAACGCAGAAGGTCACGCGATCGTAAACGAAGATCAAGGAGTAGGTCACGCGATCGGAAACGTAGACATAGTCGAGATCGTTTACCGGATCCTGACATTGAGGAAATTCAAAGAGACGAACGACCACGCGACAGAAGAGATCGTGATCGTGATCGTGATCGTGATCGAGATCGTAAAAGGAGTAACGATCGTGATCGCGATCGCGATAGGGataggaagagaaataaaagggacAGAGATCGTGAACGTAGGGATAGAAAAGATCGTGGTGATCGTCAAGACGAAGATACCAAGGAAATTCGTATTAAGGAGGAACCTTTGGatg attaTCCCGATTATAGTAACACGTTTTCAACGTCAGGATCGTATTTCACCGCAGTCAAGTATGAAGACGATAACGATCAAGaagtcgaagaaaaatatagaattccCGAAGGTCGCCCTGATCCACCCCCATACAATAATTACGACTCTGTACAAGATTATTGA